From Penicillium psychrofluorescens genome assembly, chromosome: 1, one genomic window encodes:
- a CDS encoding uncharacterized protein (ID:PFLUO_000272-T1.cds;~source:funannotate), whose amino-acid sequence MVGLIKCLAVAAFCLAAPAIAHPGEHHDPQAVKREVRAREAMAFHAKRSLSGCANSLHARELKDRNVARRAHTLQQLRKKRNISSRPAKYRRDLAALERWEVVDHNHTLAMNDGSEVLNSENEVFGAYTSCILTPTITDGPYYVWGEVVRQNVKEELYSDGVDVHLEVQYIDINTCRPVPGALVDIWNANATGVYSGVSVSGNYAADGWDSTYLRGVQQTDREGVVNFDTIFPGHYDGRATHTHLLTHLNATLLPNKTLEVGTGSVAHIGQLFWNEVLRTAVEDTYPYTTNTKPVTSNAEDMWSVQQADSAYDPFPEFAYLGDNLDDGLFAWIQIGINATLDFTDSSNYGIAAYYEADGGHENSAMGGAPIGTGSMPAMPSSTSA is encoded by the exons ATGGTCGGTCTTATCAAGTGCCTTGCTGTTGCCGCCTTTTGCTTGGCGGCTCCCGCCATCGCTCATCCGGGAGAGCATCATGATCCTCAAGCTGTGAAGCGAGAGGTTCGCGCCCGCGAGGCCATGGCGTTCCATG CCAAGCGGTCCCTCAGTGGTTGCGCGAACTCTCTTCACGCACGCGAGCTGAAGGATCGTAACGTTGCTCGTCGCGCTCACACCCTCCAACAGCTCCGTAAAAAGCGCAATATCAGTTCTC GCCCCGCGAAGTACCGCCGCGACCTGGCTGCCTTGGAGAGGTGGGAGGTTGTCGACCACAACCACACTCTGGCCATGAACGATGGTTCTGAAGTCCTCAACTCTGAAAACGAAGTCTTTGGCGCCTACACTAGCTGTATCTTGACGCCTACCATTACTGACGGTCCCTACTATGTGTGGGGTGAAGTTGTTCGCCAGAATGTGAAGGAGGAGCTCTACTCtgacggtgttgatgttCATCTCGAAGTCCAGTACATCGATATCAACACCTGCCGCCCTGTCCCTGGTGCTCTTGTTGACATCTGGAATGCGAACGCCACTGGTGTCTACAGCGGTGTCTCGGTTTCCGGAAACTACGCTGCTGACGGTTGGGACTCGACATACCTGCGCGGTGTTCAGCAGACCGATCGAGAAGGTGTTGTCAACTTCGACACCATCTTTCCTGGCCATTACGACGGCCGTGCCACCCACACACACCTGCTCACCCATCTAAACGCCACGCTTCTTCCCAACAAGACCCTCGAAGTTGGTACTG GCTCTGTTGCTCATAtcggccagctcttctggAATGAGGTTCTCCGTACCGCCGTTGAGGACACCTACCCCTacaccaccaacaccaagccGGTGACCAGCAATGCGGAAGACATGTGGAGCGTGCAGCAGGCCGACAGCGCTTACGACCCCTTCCCGGAGTTCGCTTACTTGGGCGATAACTTGGACGACGGTCTTTTTGCTTGGATCCAGATCGGTATCAACGCCACTCTCGACTTTACCGACAGCTCGAACTACGGTATCGCGGCCTATTACGAGGCCGATGGTGGCCATGAGAACTCGGCCATGGGTGGTGCTCCCATCGGTACCGGCTCTATGCCCGCCATGCCTAGCTCTACCTCTGCTTGA
- a CDS encoding uncharacterized protein (ID:PFLUO_000273-T1.cds;~source:funannotate), which yields MTAPTNVAIIGAGLSGLALALSLHKQSIPCTVYEARPASLDIGGAIMLSPNALRILDAVGIYDRIRVHGFEFQSLYFRSAEDEERDSYEFGNRDKYGYDGLRIFRYVLIDALVEAIKERGIPIQYGKKFTRVVSETDIAVEWEFDDGTSGRAACLVGADGIHSRVRKYLYPDLEPRFTNAMGVTAAVPTSQIIAPEGYKLPVTIMNPTHGAFVIAQQLVDGSESLIGRQKQAPDLDREGWNKLMNDKQWCVDFLRDGAEDYPPIVKSAVSNIPLNKINLWPFYVVPKLDRWASDHSRVVILGDAAHAIPPTAGQGVNQAFEDVYTYALILSQCRQEDLERGLKLWQKGRQERVDRVLALNKQIDARRMPKEQDAGRSELENEEFDLEWLYSPDFDELVRSWLG from the coding sequence ATGACAGCACCAACCAACGTCGCTATCATTGGGGCAGGTCTCTCAGGCCTTGCACTCGCATTGTCTCTGCACAAGCAATCCATCCCATGCACCGTGTACGAAGCGCGCCCTGCATCTCTGGACATCGGCGGCGCAATCATGCTATCACCCAACGCACTACGCATCCTCGATGCAGTGGGCATCTACGATCGCATCCGCGTCCACGGCTTCGAGTTCCAGAGCCTGTATTTCCGGTCCGCAGAAGACGAGGAAAGGGATTCGTACGAGTTCGGCAATCGCGATAAATACGGATACGATGGCCTGCGCATCTTCCGCTATGTTCTCATCGACGCGCTCGTGGAAGCAATCAAAGAGCGGGGAATTCCGATTCAGTACGGCAAGAAGTTTACGAGGGTTGTTTCTGAGACCGACATCGCGGTTGAATGGGAATTCGACGATGGGACCTCCGGTCGTGCGGCGTGTCTTGTCGGTGCGGATGGAATCCACTCTCGCGTGCGCAAGTACCTGTACCCGGATCTGGAGCCGCGATTCACAAATGCAATGGGTGTCACGGCTGCTGTGCCGACAAGCCAGATTATTGCTCCGGAAGGGTATAAGTTGCCCGTGACGATCATGAATCCCACTCATGGAGCATTCGTCATTGCGCAACAACTCGTAGATGGATCAGAGTCTCTGATCGGACGACAGAAGCAAGCACCGGATCTAGACCGTGAGGGCTGGAACAAGTTGATGAACGACAAGCAGTGGTGCGTTGATTTCCTGCGCGATGGAGCAGAGGATTATCCTCCAATTGTGAAGTCTGCCGTCTCGAACATCCCGCTCAACAAGATCAATCTGTGGCCATTCTATGTGGTTCCCAAGCTGGACCGCTGGGCCTCCGACCATTCACGTGTAGTGATTCTGGGAGATGCGGCGCATGCCATACCACCAACGGCGGGTCAGGGTGTCAACCAGGCATTCGAGGATGTCTATACATATGCTCTCATCTTGTCTCAGTGTCGGCAGGAAGATCTGGAGCGCGGACTGAAGCTTTGGCAGAAAGGTCGACAGGAGCGAGTTGATCGTGTTCTAGCACTCAATAAGCAAATTGATGCTCGCAGAATGCCGAAAGAGCAGGATGCAGGACGTTCGGAGTTGGAGAACGAAGAATTTGATCTCGAGTGGCTGTATAGCCCTGACTTTGACGAGTTGGTACGCAGCTGGCTCGGATAG
- a CDS encoding uncharacterized protein (ID:PFLUO_000270-T1.cds;~source:funannotate), which translates to MFFNCYLYLQKDPQIRNGFMEILPQTFSHTKPNSHLHVSTLAIAFFAVAAWTGQASLLRASEQYFTKALPKIREALQNHVDGELDDILMSILLLSTYEEFVAMRDLTLPVQAHLRGAIALINKRRSERLETPASSTIDHSIQAQIIKNTRGLSNPMVPTPKVWPLSRPQLPLLPRPMLATAASDLVDLRHAWDSMMHKSPDEATATAILNKATDIDVNLAAWSQSVPPHWAPVAAVLIPQSVRDTGLYRRRCDCYSDMWIAATWNMYRDCRIVVPSIILKCLRILSSSQDVDGSRAASVITTTHGLVDDICATVPFFLGSQLESVRMKFGFVDYPSAETRPVTLTHTQTAPLIGAWFVMPFLRNLKASELGLPQEQLDWLQRQMERILVIYFLQ; encoded by the exons ATGTTCTTTAATTGCTATCTATACCTCCAGAAGGATCCCCAGATCCGCAATGGCTTTATGGAGATCCTCCCGCAAACCTTCTCACACACCAAGCCAAATTCACATCTCCATGTCAGCACATTGGCTATTGCATTCTTCGCCGTGGCGGCCTGGACTGGTCAGGCTTCTCTGCTTCGTGCGTCGGAGCAGTATTTCACCAAAGCATTGCCTAAAATCCGGGAGGCTTTACAGAATCATGTTGATGGTGAGCTAGATGACATTCTTATGTCAATTCTTTTGCTCTCGACTTACGAG GAATTCGTGGCCATGCGAGATTTGACATTACCGGTGCAAGCCCATCTGAGAGGTGCGATCGCCTTGATCAACAAGCGTCGATCGGAGCGGCTCGAGACTCCTGCTTCATCAACTATCGATCATTCCATTCAGGCACAGATT ATCAAAAACACACGTGGTTTGTCCAATCCCATGGTCCCGACCCCGAAAGTATGGCCTCTCTCCCGGCCACAACTCCCGCTATTACCCCGTCCCATGCTTGCCACGGCCGCATCAGATCTAGTTGATCTGCGACATGCCTGGGATAGTATGATGCACAAGTCACCGGATGAGGCCACCGCAACAGCTATCCTAAACAAGGCAACCGATATCGACGTGAACCTCGCTGCCTGGTCACAATCCGTCCCACCCCACTGGGCACCCGTGGCAGCCGTCCTGATTCCCCAATCTGTCCGCGATACTGGCCTTTACCGTCGTCGCTGCGACTGCTACTCCGACATGTGGATTGCCGCCACGTGGAATATGTACCGCGATTGTCGCATCGTAGTACCGAGCATCATTCTCAAATGTCTTCGCatattatcatcatctcAGGATGTGGATGGATCCAGGGCCGCATCCGTGATTACAACGACACACGGCCTCGTTGATGATATCTGTGCCACAGTGCCTTTCTTCTTAGGCAGCCAGCTTGAGTCGGTGCGCATGAAGTTCGGATTTGTCGATTACCCGTCTGCAGAAACGCGGCCTGTTACTCTTACGCACACTCAGACTGCTCCGCTGATAGGTGCGTGGTTCGTCATGCCTTTTCTCCGGAATTTGAAAGCCTCAGAATTGGGTTTGCCTCAGGAGCAATTGGATTGGTTACAgcggcagatggagcggATTTTGGTCATATACTTCCTGCAGTAA
- a CDS encoding uncharacterized protein (ID:PFLUO_000271-T1.cds;~source:funannotate), producing MEEVAGSHFSINETEKGVYNPLEGTINATHLSNINDGTQQLPPIDRGVNAWLFLAACFVMEALVWGFAFTYGVFQAYYSEIEEFKNSGNIAVVGTCAMGIMYLDLPLVFAAYRQWPKYQRLGCGVGVLLMCLALGLSSLSTNVTHLIITQGIFYALGGSIAYSPCILLMEDWFDKRKGFAFGVMWAGTGLGGVVLPIVMEQLLSRYGFRTTLRAFAIALFILTAPLVYFVKPRVPIANNRPSPPPPNLRFLVTQTFSLFEVCNIVQALGFFLPSIYLPTYAGTIGASKSLQALTVILFNVASVVGCVLMGSIVDKLDVTVCILISTVGSTIGVFLIWGFSMSLAPLFIFSVVYGLFAGSYTSTWPGIMRDVVHKMSSAESSMVFACLAAGRGVGNLVSGPLSEALIKGLPWEGKLGYGYGSGYGPLIVFTGVTGVVGGGSYIARSLKWL from the exons ATGGAGGAAGTAGCAGGCTCACACTTTTCGATAAACGAGACCGAAAAGGGGGTGTACAATCCGCTAGAGGGGACGATCAACGCTACTCACCTATCGAATATTAACGATGGCACACAACAGCTCCCGCCCATCGATCGTGGAGTAAACGCCTGGCTTTTCCTCGCCGCGTGCTTCGTCATGGAGGCTCTCGTCTGGGGATTTGCATTCACCTACGGCGTCTTCCAAGCATATTACAGCGAGATAGAGGAATTCAAGAACTCGGGAAATATCGCCGTCGTCGGTACCTGCGCCATG GGAATCATGTATCTCGACCTCCCACTCGTGTTCGCCGCCTACAGACAGTGGCCTAAATATCAACGCCTCGGCTGCGGCGTGGGCGTGCTCCTCATGTGTCTCGCTCTCGGCCTCAGCTCCCTCTCTACAAACGTCACCCACCTCATCATAACCCAAGGCATCTTCTATgccctcggcggcagcatcgCCTACTCCCCCTGCATCCTCCTAATGGAAGACTGGTTCGACAAGCGCAAGGGCTTCGCCTTCGGCGTCATGTGGGCCGGCACCGGACTCGGCGGCGTCGTCCTCCCCATCGTTATGGAACAGCTGCTTAGCCGGTACGGGTTCCGGACGACGTTGCGCGCTTTCGCTATCgcgctcttcatcctcacgGCGCCGCTAGTCTACTTCGTTAAACCACGCGTGCCGATCGCAAATAACCGACCTagtccaccacccccgaaCCTCCGGTTTCTAGTTACGCAGACGTTTTCCCTCTTCGAGGTCTGCAATATCGTCCAGGCCCTCGGGTTCTTCTTACCGTCCATCTACCTCCCGACCTACGCGGGAACGATTGGTGCGTCGAAGAGCCTCCAAGCACTGACCGTCATTCTCTTCAACGTCGCCTCCGTCGTCGGCTGCGTGCTGATGGGTTCCATCGTCGACAAACTCGACGTGACGGTCTGCATCCTCATCTCAACCGTCGGATCCACAATAGGCGTGTTCCTAATCTGGGGGTTTTCCATGTCCCTCGCCCCACTGTTCATCTTCTCAGTCGTATACGGTCTCTTCGCGGGGTCGTACACGAGTACCTGGCCTGGAATTATGCGCGATGTAGTCCACAAGATGAGCTCCGCGGAATCAAGCATGGTCTTTGCGTGTCTTGCGGCCGGCAGGGGAGTCGGGAACTTGGTGTCAGGACCTCTTAGTGAGGCTCTTATTAAGGGGTTGCCGTGGGAGGGGAAGCTAGGGTATGGATATGGGAGTGGGTATGGGCCGTTGATTGTTTTCACGGGGGTTACTGGGGttgttggaggtggaagtTACATTGCGAGAAGTTTGAAGTGGTTGTGA